The Citrus sinensis cultivar Valencia sweet orange chromosome 4, DVS_A1.0, whole genome shotgun sequence DNA segment ATTTACTCCGTTGCCTTGAATGATGACTGTTGTAGGcctaaatataattttggaataaaaatttcatccaCTAAGGACAGGACAGAATCCGCCGGAAAAAGAGTACACCTCTTCCAATCACAAGAACATATAGAactgaacaaaaaaaattacacattGCATAGCCACAACACTGAACAAAACAAAGTTATTATCTTTCACAAGGCAAAAAACAAATctaaactttaattattatattagatgaaaatgaaatgaggCTTGAGTTATTaaatgtaaacaaaataagGCCTGAGTTATACCTTTTCCTGATACTGTACTGCTGCACCTTCCACCTGCACCGGAACAGAACCGTGTACAGGCACCTGAAAAGAACCATAACTGGCTGCGGCAGCCATTTCCACAGGAGCTTTCATCTCCGGTGTGGTCGTAAAATAATCAGAACTCATAATCTTGTCCAGCCTCTCTCTCAATCCAGCATCTAGtagaaaacacaaaaacaaaaatcagttAAACCGACAAAATTGacgaaaagaaattaaacaaaaaaaaaagagggggCTTAAAAAACTTTACAAGTAACATTAGCATTAGGATCAATAGGTTGGTCAGAATTTGCAAGCCAGAGCTTGGCATGCTCAATACATCGGTGCAAGGCGCTCTTATGAGACCAACTGGAATCAATGGGTCGGGAAATCAACAATCCACTGAGCAtggaaatcaaatccaaatcTTTCTCGCCGAGCAGATCAGTAGCGTCGTCGGTAACGTAATCGTAGGTGAGGCAACAGCCTCTCTCGTGGGTCCGGGTCAGCATGGTGGCGGTGAAATCACTCTGAGACTTGACGTCAAACAAGGACCCGAAATACAACAAATTCAACAGATCCGATACGGAAGACGAGTCGTCGTCGTCGTTGTCGTCGTTATCGTCTTTGGTGCTGTTGGCCACATGATTAGGTTGGTTGTCTGGGGTGGGGGGAGCTGATTGGCGTTGGTGGAGGGAGAGTTCCTCGGAGAGAGCGGAGCAGAGGGGGCTGCGGAGCTTGTCGAGTTCATCGATAAGCGCTGTGACGATGGGCTTAGAGCGGAAGACCTCTTCTTGTTCCTTGTTTAGGGTTTTTCCCTGAGAGACTGACTCTTCCATCTGGACGATTCGGTTGTATTTTTTGCGGAGGGCGCGGAGGCGTTTGTTGATGACGCTGAGGACGGGGCCGTCCGACATGTCGGATGCAGGAGCAGCAGTAGCTGTGTTGAACGCCATTATTGTATGTCGGTTTAGGGTTTGATTGGAGAAGTGAAGCACCGCCGGATACGACGGTGGTAACGGGATTGCGGGTTGGGACTGGATTTGGTGCGGCGGGCGCTGTGCTGGGCTTTGGGTTTGGGAGATTGGATTGCGTATTATTATAGTAAAAAGACTGCACTCGAGAAGGTCTGGACCGTCTGTGCGTAAAATTTGTGGTGCGTTTTGGGGGTTTAAGCTCTGCTTTTATAACTCGTGCTTATTATGTTGTCGGCTAGAGACACTTGTTTCATTTGGGCCGTTTtggattttctatttttgttttcatttttgttgtgTACCGTGTGAAACTGATGAATGGATtccataattcataatttgattattttacaaggATTTTTTAATGGGGATAAACTAAGGGTGGACTCCGGAGTTGGTTTTGACCTGCTGTTAGctcgaattaaaaaaatcaacttaactCCGTCTctggtattattattattattattgttatccCATCACATGTGATAATGATACCTAATAATCTGTTGGTTTAGCCGTTTAAAATCCTTAGGTTATTTCTataattcatttgaaaaaaataattttctaaactaAACGACACCGTTTCTGTAAAATCAATTGATCAGCACTGAAATCAAAACAATGTGATCTGCTGTCGAAAAAAACAAAACGGTTGAAGAATTTAGTCCTGCAGTGAAAGCACGAGGGACTGACTAATGTACTACATTTGCCGTATACTTCAAGGATTTCAATCAAACCGTTCAATTTGGAGATTTTCATAGTGAAATTTAACAGTTTCATGAATTACCCAACTCGTGAACTGGACAATGACAATTAGAAAAAGCAGAATTAGCGCCCCTATCCCAGCGTAGAAGGGCCAAGCATGACAGAGCCTTGCCACCTTTCATCATTCTTTgacaaacaaatataaaaaaacgGCAGGAGGTAAGCACGGTTACAAGCCAGATCGCGTACtaattgtataaaaatttagacTATTAATAAATACTAGCACAGTGCTAGCAGCACTACAAAGAGCTTATATTCACTAGGCCGCCTTGCTGCAACTTAACGCTTCAGATTCCatttccaaaagaaaatatactaATACCCCCATTCAGCTCGACCAtaattggaattaaaatacacaaaataaatctaaaaggGCTAGTTCTTCCCCCATATGCTACTGAAAAGCAAACTGCCGGTTCCTAATGAGCTCTACCCACTGATTGAAGTTACTAAATTATTGAGGGTTATTAGTAGATCTGACCATTCAGTAGGAGTAAGTCCCCGCTAAGCTCAAAAATGCTTTATTCTCCCATTTCAATTCCATCAGGTGTCTATTTCTACAGGAATAATGGCCCTTCCCAAGTAGACATACTGCATCTCTTCCTTCCATGTCTGCCAAAAAACTCTCTATTAGATGGCAACAGAAGAATATACAATTTAAGGCAAGTGCACGGAAGAAACTGAAACTTACCTCATGTCGAAACTCAATTCTTATATTCGGTACATTCGTCTTATGAATATCATTTCCTCCTGGGCCTCTGATGAAGTATTTATTACCAAGCCAGTGTGACTGTAAGGAGGACCGGAAAAACaaggaaagggaaaaaaagggagaaaaacACACAATAAGCATATAGACTTTGCACTGTGGCCCAATTCTGAACTCTTATCAACTCAAAACtagaagaacaaaaaatttacagCCTGGCACATATTGATTTCATTAACTTTCTACATAAGAAATCTTTTGTTTCAATGGAAATTACATTTCCTAATGATGACTGATAGAATCCCTTCACCCCAACCTTTTAAGAGAATAAGTGCATGGTTTTTAAAAGCAAAGCCCCTACCTTTGCCATATGCGAAAATCCTGATTGATAAACAGAATTTCTTGCTATCTCACATAGGTCACAAGAACTGAGCTTCCACACCTGTAAATTATGACTTCCATAAGCTATATAGCTATGACCAAGAGCAATATGTAGAAACAAGTATACCTTTGCCGCAACACTATACTCTTCCACAAGTGCTTCTTTTGTTAAGTGGATTTGCAAAGGATCATCAGACGAGAGTGAAACATTCAGGCCGCGCTGGAAGAACATAGGAAACGGATTTCGATGATAATCCAGGAAAAGAGAATTATTGCTCAGTGGTGACATTGCCAATCCAATCTGATACCaccaaaaaaggaaacaaataaataaataaataagagaacAAATTGCAAAACTTTTCAGCTGCCAACAGATGATAGAACagttttagaaaaataagcTTACTGCCAACCTAATTCGGGTAATGGATTCTACTCTACAATTTCCAACAAAATGGGACCTCATTCCAAAATTCACTTGATTAAAGATAATCCAAAAGCCCATGGTTGATTTAATTTTGGGACATGAGCATTAGTTCCCACCTATCAACCAAGAATTACCAAATTACAATATATGCAAGCTTAGAAGCAGTTTCCAAGTAGAAGtgtaagataaaaatatttctcaatgCAATTTCTATGTACATGCCTAATTTCCAATGTCATGAATGATACACTAGGAGTTATATAGCCTACAGAACCAAAGCCAAATCCTCAAAAAGGAACAAGCCAATGCAAGTGTAGCCAACCTGAGCGAGGTAATACAAGTACTGCAAAACTGGGGACTTCCGCAAATTAATACCATGTGATATGTTATTACATAAAAGGAATGCAGCAGCCAAATGGTCAATTTCACCAGCCTGCACATAACATTAATATCTTAACCATTTTCACAACCGGAAAAACAGAAAGCGAgacaaagagagagaaaacttAAGACAGAGACAATAACCTCCCCACAATGAGGCCGCagtttaattgttggcatTCCCTTTGATTCACGAAGctgaaaaaagagaaatgaaatGCAAAGAATTAATACCAACATGATCCAGATTAAAGACAGTATCTCTCATATTCCTCCAAGTGCTTGATCGAATCTTTCACTTACAAACAAAAACCTGTAACCACACTATATTACAACCTGTTAGTTTAAGGAGTTCCTGAGTTCGAGAAATAAATAACGTATAGTTTCTTCAATTAATCCACACTCTAAACCACAAGTTCAAGACACATTAACAGTTGAAACCTTGTGTACTGTTTCAAATCAAAGTTTTAAGTTACATTCTCAGTCTTTAAGAGATTAAAGCTGCCCAGTTTCAACATCACTTTCTTTTACTTAATTTCAACTCATCACATTTTCAAATGAGCATCAGacagaatttcaaattttaataagaacCAGATGTACTGCAAGAGACACTTGATAAACATCTTCGTGTCACGAAAATGATTTACCATTAGTCATCATTTTTATACTGTTTCCAACATAACACCAACAATAGTAAACAATTGGTCGACCAGTCAAACtatatgcatcattttcatggAAGAAACAAATACGATACAAACCTTGTTGAGAGTATACAAGTTTGCATAGAAGTAATAAGTATAATACGAGTAAGCCGGATTGAACTCATTGGTCCATTCAGCCGGTTTGGGCATGTGCTTTGTTGGACGTCTTTCTGGTTTACTTTCATCATCTACAAGGTCAAAACCCACAACCTGTGTTGACAATGAAACAATAGTATCACTTGCTGCTTCAATTGTTGATTTAGTTTTAACTTTCGGCAGTCAAAGAGAGGAACTAAATAACCACTTCAGGCAACTTTCGCAAAGCATATAAGCCTATAACAGAAACCTAGAAGCTCAATGTTCAGAAATTGGGAAAATAAGCAACTAAGGACTCTGCTCATAATTTCAATTATCAGTATCAGTCACGGAACAAAAAGATCGAGAATGGATGAGTAAAAAAGTACAAGGAAAAAGGTTCAATAATGAGAGGTTGCAGTAATCAAAGATAATGGATAATCAAATAGACGGAAGCTATCAAGATAGTTTGCCCGCAGTCAACAAAGGCCCGTGAATGTGCATCAATACAAGGGTACACTCTACATTGACTAATGACATTAACAAGTAAAGAAGGCAAAAAGATGTTCGTGGACATAGAGAGAAATGATATCATTGCCGAGGAAATGACAAAAGTTAGAGCGAAAGACAGAGAGAATGgtgaaaattaatgaaataaccAACCCCAAGTGCTCAAACTCAAGCATTATTGATTTTACTCAAGTTATATAGTCACAGTGCCTTCGGCTGTAATATGACTCAAATTcagcaaataaaatatcacatGGCTAAAAGTATGTAAACTTCACACTAAcaatattgttaaaataacATGCTAAAATTCCACTATCAAGTGCCACCACATTAACTTACCAAacttagattgtttattcgaCAACAAAAATGTTGAAAGATCAAAtccaatttaaataaaataagaacatTCTTTTAGTCTTCTAAAGCCACCACCTTTATAACTAATGTGGTAGGAAAAGCTGAGAGTCAACACCATAATGTTCAcaagtcaattgtaaaaagGGCAAAAACGCAAACCACTTCTGCCAGAATGTAGTCAAACTCAGAATTCCCATATGAAAAGCCACatattaaacatttgaaaataGCAATAATTACAGCTGCAATTCTTTATATAGTTACACAAACAATCTGGCATTTGGACAGGACCACTGTAGACAAGCATGCATGcaataaacaaacacaataTTGACATTGTCAAACAAAAGCATGACCACGcaacaaatagaaataaaggagaagaagaaaccaaAGAAAGTTTAcacaagtaaacacaacaCCACTATAAAATTGACAGTGACAAAGCACGCGGATCATCTCAGTTCTGAATGACACAATCAAACATTCATTATTTAGACGATATGTGCAGAATAGAAGACAGACAATACTTACCATCAACAGGAACACATGAAGTTGAGGATGGGAGCTTGGATCAATCGTGACTTCAAATAGGGGAATGAACacattatcaataatattttgaaaagatttaaCAATGCCCATTTGCTTGTATACATTGTATAGTCGTGGTAGCTGCAAATTGAATTCGAAATAAAAGGCATGTGTTAGAAACACAACATTAACACGTAGTAGTCTCAGAATTCCACACAAAATATGGGCAAAAGGaggtaacttttttttttttttttgacgtCCCAAGGGAAGCTATTCTTAGATTCTAATTGGAATTCCATGCCTCTCTCTCTCAACCAAGGAGCTTTCTTGTACCTGCAGCTCCTCCAGTTAATGTAAGTGAAAAACCTAATTAAGCAGGTACCAAAGGGGCGCAACAGATGTACAGATATTACCCTATACAATCTTTCATAGAAGCATGCTGTCAAAATCAGTCAGAAAGAAAGTTAACTGCACAAACTATGGAGGCCACTGAAAAGAAGAAAGCATCAGCATTATAGATACCTGGATTAACCAAATAGCATTCTCACTGTAAATTTCATTGTTGATGAACCAGCTTGCCAGCTGGTCCCATTCACTTTGTTTCCTACCATATATAGACACCCTGTATTCTGCCATCTGAAATGATCAAAAATGTAATCTGAGATGCTTCctttaataatgaaaaactGGTGGACTATGTACATTAAGATCATTTAGTacccaaaaatttttttaaaaaaatagcttTCAAGATTACTGGAATTTTAGACACAAACATGACCAAGAATTCAAATCTACcatatttctctctcttcattgTGGTTGGGTACCTGGTATTTGCTAGCTTCAAGATCCAATAAAACTTGCTTTGTTAGTTCCGCCAAAAACCGTCCTATAATATTCAAACTTAACAGTCaacatttgaaaattgtttgcTAACTCagttaaataaaacattttgaaaaactttttCAGTATGCTCTTTGAACTGCACTCGAAAAGCCAAAAATACAACAGTAGGAAGCAACTAATTGCTAGAGATCACAAACCAAAgaaataagtgaaaaaaataatgggaTGAGTTTACAATCTACTGAAAAATAGAGTTATAAGATCACAGTTGAGTCAAACCTTGAATAAGATTATCCTGCTTTAAGAAAATTTCCCTGAGTCTGCTCTGCCCACAGGGATTGTATTTGAGATTGAATTTGTCGAATCGATGAAAGGTACTCTTGTCAGCATGAACATCCAACAAATCCACATTCAGATCATACCTAAAAAACTCCCAACAGATTAAAACAACTAATAGAATAAGAAAGCAGAAACTATGCAGTTTCTGTAAATAGAAATCAATAAGCATAAGAAAACCCATACCCAGTCAAGTCCAAACTCTCAAAAACCTCCTTCAGTGTCATATACTTTCCATCTCTAAATATAACAACCTGCAAATATGTTTTTCATCAATCAAGGAGAAGTACCAACCAACAGAAGAGCCTTTCATTTTCTGAGCTAAAAAACTTAACGTGAATACTAGtctaaaagaatttgaaacaTACCTCATCAGGTTCTTTTCTTAGTTTTGACTTGATGAAACGCAGAAGATGCTTCTGGTTCATGCAAGCAGAATGATGCACATGTGTATCCACTTTTCTAATATTGTAGAAATCACGATGAGGTGCACTCTTTTGAGCCAGAAACTCCCCATCAGCATTTACTAACAGATGAAGGTGAAACTTCTGTATGGTTTTCAGGTATGTGTTATGAAACAGTCCAATGGGgaaaggtttaaaaaaaaaaaaagatagagagGAAATACCTCCTCAAGGAATCGTAGTCTGTGATGGCAAGCAGTACGAACATTTCCAATAGACATAATTCTCAGAATGTGATGCATATCGGTAAAAAATTCAGTTGCACTGGCAACAGGAAAAAGTTCTGTTGTGTCTGAATGGAACGCAGAGAGATTTACTGATCTCAGGATCAATGATGTATATTTAGcacaaaagatataaaaataaaaacaaataaaataatgttaaactATTTACTAGCACTTACCCTTATGCCACTTCAGTAAGATTAGGATTCTGGAGAAACAAATCTTTTACATAAGTCAATAATACTTTGTTATAAAATCAGCTCCAGCGAGAGTctaagatatttttaaaatgacatAAAGGGAATGCCATTTTATACAATCAGgcaaaacaacattttttatCCCTGATTGTCTCCATGCCTAACATTAATGAATATTgaatttctataattttcagttgattaaattaaaaatgatgtaATAGGGCCCTATGAAAAGTgaataatatatcaaattgTGCGCCAGTGAATGCATAACCTGGTCTcagtttataaaaaataagaaacttCAAAATAGAGCAATACAAATTACTGGGCACTGCataccactttcacttgcatAAACATGTACAACTCCATCCTCCATCCTAAAGTGGTGCTGCatgtaaagaaaattagtttCCAAGGGTATATTAGGAAATGAAAGTGAAACAAGCCATTGGTCCCACAGTATCATGTTCAAAACAGAATAAATCACTTCTCATTTCTATGTACAATTAATAATTGGGAAATAACTCACTTTACTTGCTTCAACGGGTACAAAGTGAAAAGGATCAGATCTCATCTCTGATATATTAGTCTCTGGCTCAGCTTCCTTCATCCATGGGGCAACCTTTTCAGTAAAAACATATCTTTTTCGCAAATCCAAACATTCCTGAATCATCTTCCAaacttcttcctcttctatATTTGTTGGCTCTGaaagtaatattttataaaaaataaaatataaaaagaatcatGTAAAATTTCTTTCCTTCAATTCAAATTCAGCAACTCAACGtcaagaaaatttgaaaggaatAAAGACTAGACAGAGGTCTCCACAGAAACTCTTCAGGATTAGAAGGATAGGAATACCATGCACAGTGGTTCTCAGTTGTGATATAGTGCTGTACAAAATAGTTTCAGTCCCCACTGCATTTCTCGAAGTTTTATCCACCTTTCCATTGTCATGCAGATCAAGAGCAGGTTTCGCATCATTTATTGTAGccctataatttttatcttgaaCATAGTTCATACCATCACCTCTAAATGGAAGAGCAGAAGAAGATTGAACTTTAGAGTCGGCACCCTGCAAATCCATCACAAGGTATTAAATAGCCAGTAAACTAATGCTCTTAAACACTAGTAAGATGTATTAGCACCAGTTAGCCATGtaacaactaaaataa contains these protein-coding regions:
- the LOC102618723 gene encoding AMP deaminase-like isoform X3, translated to MAMDPSSTSSLQLAMAALVGASLMAISAFYIHKRAVDQVLDRLVEIRRKLPQKSDTHFEEEEGEEEDGDTEEGDFEEDFGSDGYAIMRQQSQSRLSRSLEDSTLRRYGISSSLPNVSVRNDWLEEDAKFDEAIRVRAQNCSASSLDKLNFIPTGLPSLQTPRRLEEGQSINRSGSGTRLASLGRLPRTPVGNAFESAEDSDEDGTEHANEDDITYSNENGADSKVQSSSALPFRGDGMNYVQDKNYRATINDAKPALDLHDNGKVDKTSRNAVGTETILYSTISQLRTTVHEPTNIEEEEVWKMIQECLDLRKRYVFTEKVAPWMKEAEPETNISEMRSDPFHFVPVEASKHHFRMEDGVVHVYASESVNLSAFHSDTTELFPVASATEFFTDMHHILRIMSIGNVRTACHHRLRFLEEKFHLHLLVNADGEFLAQKSAPHRDFYNIRKVDTHVHHSACMNQKHLLRFIKSKLRKEPDEVVIFRDGKYMTLKEVFESLDLTGYDLNVDLLDVHADKSTFHRFDKFNLKYNPCGQSRLREIFLKQDNLIQGRFLAELTKQVLLDLEASKYQMAEYRVSIYGRKQSEWDQLASWFINNEIYSENAIWLIQLPRLYNVYKQMGIVKSFQNIIDNVFIPLFEVTIDPSSHPQLHVFLLMVVGFDLVDDESKPERRPTKHMPKPAEWTNEFNPAYSYYTYYFYANLYTLNKLRESKGMPTIKLRPHCGEAGEIDHLAAAFLLCNNISHGINLRKSPVLQYLYYLAQIGLAMSPLSNNSLFLDYHRNPFPMFFQRGLNVSLSSDDPLQIHLTKEALVEEYSVAAKVWKLSSCDLCEIARNSVYQSGFSHMAKSHWLGNKYFIRGPGGNDIHKTNVPNIRIEFRHETWKEEMQYVYLGRAIIPVEIDT
- the LOC102619416 gene encoding uncharacterized protein LOC102619416 isoform X2, which translates into the protein MAFNTATAAPASDMSDGPVLSVINKRLRALRKKYNRIVQMEESVSQGKTLNKEQEEVFRSKPIVTALIDELDKLRSPLCSALSEELSLHQRQSAPPTPDNQPNHVANSTKDDNDDNDDDDSSSVSDLLNLLYFGSLFDVKSQSDFTATMLTRTHERGCCLTYDYVTDDATDLLGEKDLDLISMLSGLLISRPIDSSWSHKSALHRCIEHAKLWLANSDQPIDPNANVTYAGLRERLDKIMSSDYFTTTPEMKAPVEMAAAASYGSFQVPVHGSVPVQVEGAAVQYQEKDEDTVNFQEHETGDNQFTPAHEHQQDELETENPTEGVSVQAEQVNSHAELEHNHGDVESKEQQYVPRRPYQNQRGGRGGGGGRRGYSNGRGGRGSSRGGGAYQNGRSQYYDQPGNYYPRNYYNNRGRGGRGGGHPYNNNNGSAVQGGYAPADVGVKS
- the LOC102618723 gene encoding AMP deaminase-like isoform X1, producing the protein MAMDPSSTSSLQLAMAALVGASLMAISAFYIHKRAVDQVLDRLVEIRRKLPQKSDTHFEEEEGEEEDGDTEEGDFEEDFGSDGYAIMRQQSQSRLSRSLEDSTLRRYGISSSLPNVSVRNDWLEEDAKFDEAIRVRAQNCSASSLDKLNFIPTGLPSLQTPRRLEEGQSINRSGSGTRLASLGRLPRTPVGNAFESAEDSDEDGTEHANEDDITYSNENVDAFAYMISGADSKVQSSSALPFRGDGMNYVQDKNYRATINDAKPALDLHDNGKVDKTSRNAVGTETILYSTISQLRTTVHEPTNIEEEEVWKMIQECLDLRKRYVFTEKVAPWMKEAEPETNISEMRSDPFHFVPVEASKHHFRMEDGVVHVYASESVNLSAFHSDTTELFPVASATEFFTDMHHILRIMSIGNVRTACHHRLRFLEEKFHLHLLVNADGEFLAQKSAPHRDFYNIRKVDTHVHHSACMNQKHLLRFIKSKLRKEPDEVVIFRDGKYMTLKEVFESLDLTGYDLNVDLLDVHADKSTFHRFDKFNLKYNPCGQSRLREIFLKQDNLIQGRFLAELTKQVLLDLEASKYQMAEYRVSIYGRKQSEWDQLASWFINNEIYSENAIWLIQLPRLYNVYKQMGIVKSFQNIIDNVFIPLFEVTIDPSSHPQLHVFLLMVVGFDLVDDESKPERRPTKHMPKPAEWTNEFNPAYSYYTYYFYANLYTLNKLRESKGMPTIKLRPHCGEAGEIDHLAAAFLLCNNISHGINLRKSPVLQYLYYLAQIGLAMSPLSNNSLFLDYHRNPFPMFFQRGLNVSLSSDDPLQIHLTKEALVEEYSVAAKVWKLSSCDLCEIARNSVYQSGFSHMAKSHWLGNKYFIRGPGGNDIHKTNVPNIRIEFRHETWKEEMQYVYLGRAIIPVEIDT
- the LOC102619416 gene encoding uncharacterized protein LOC102619416 isoform X1, translating into MAFNTATAAPASDMSDGPVLSVINKRLRALRKKYNRIVQMEESVSQGKTLNKEQEEVFRSKPIVTALIDELDKLRSPLCSALSEELSLHQRQSAPPTPDNQPNHVANSTKDDNDDNDDDDSSSVSDLLNLLYFGSLFDVKSQSDFTATMLTRTHERGCCLTYDYVTDDATDLLGEKDLDLISMLSGLLISRPIDSSWSHKSALHRCIEHAKLWLANSDQPIDPNANVTYAGLRERLDKIMSSDYFTTTPEMKAPVEMAAAASYGSFQVPVHGSVPVQVEGAAVQYQEKDEDTVNFQEHETGDNQFTPAHEHQQDCASQDELETENPTEGVSVQAEQVNSHAELEHNHGDVESKEQQYVPRRPYQNQRGGRGGGGGRRGYSNGRGGRGSSRGGGAYQNGRSQYYDQPGNYYPRNYYNNRGRGGRGGGHPYNNNNGSAVQGGYAPADVGVKS
- the LOC102618723 gene encoding AMP deaminase-like isoform X2 translates to MAMDPSSTSSLQLAMAALVGASLMAISAFYIHKRAVDQVLDRLVEIRRKLPQKSDTHFEEEEGEEEDGDTEEGDFEEDFGSDGYAIMRQQSQSRLSRSLEDSTLRRYGISSSLPNVSVRNDWLEEDAKFDEAIRVRAQNCSASSLDKLNFIPTGLPSLQTPRRLEEGQSINRSGSGTRLASLGRLPRTPVGNAFESAEDSDEDGTEHANEDDITYSNENVDAFAYMISGADSKVQSSSALPFRGDGMNYVQDKNYRATINDAKPALDLHDNGKVDKTSRNAVGTETILYSTISQLRTTVHEPTNIEEEEVWKMIQECLDLRKRYVFTEKVAPWMKEAEPETNISEMRSDPFHFVPVEASKHHFRMEDGVVHVYASESDTTELFPVASATEFFTDMHHILRIMSIGNVRTACHHRLRFLEEKFHLHLLVNADGEFLAQKSAPHRDFYNIRKVDTHVHHSACMNQKHLLRFIKSKLRKEPDEVVIFRDGKYMTLKEVFESLDLTGYDLNVDLLDVHADKSTFHRFDKFNLKYNPCGQSRLREIFLKQDNLIQGRFLAELTKQVLLDLEASKYQMAEYRVSIYGRKQSEWDQLASWFINNEIYSENAIWLIQLPRLYNVYKQMGIVKSFQNIIDNVFIPLFEVTIDPSSHPQLHVFLLMVVGFDLVDDESKPERRPTKHMPKPAEWTNEFNPAYSYYTYYFYANLYTLNKLRESKGMPTIKLRPHCGEAGEIDHLAAAFLLCNNISHGINLRKSPVLQYLYYLAQIGLAMSPLSNNSLFLDYHRNPFPMFFQRGLNVSLSSDDPLQIHLTKEALVEEYSVAAKVWKLSSCDLCEIARNSVYQSGFSHMAKSHWLGNKYFIRGPGGNDIHKTNVPNIRIEFRHETWKEEMQYVYLGRAIIPVEIDT